The Aphis gossypii isolate Hap1 chromosome 3, ASM2018417v2, whole genome shotgun sequence genome includes a region encoding these proteins:
- the LOC114131006 gene encoding guanine nucleotide exchange factor subunit Rich — MYFPLGWPKVLASAHAAGTLVQVICNRDKILFAILSIDRLEIWFCKPCVKITSYTRSPQSLDEIGFNRRVEWRPDSSMLVIVTTKGYLIFYNLSIIGDPGSLYHLEDSHISSLKRENDELFVKETIPSLHIKQDQIACVDGSVECMACIRDELMVSTCKGHVLRYHWNGSINRDYCLDLRRTPFSIDLHVSNAAPLTSRDTFIVDMEYSPLVGGFGIILNDGRAALLTASSLKFDPNQVQGIWAPNIDTATCTSLNHKYRLIAYGLKNSQGIVFGLDERTGGLQLSHNLVIPSQVWPGGGLGSVRCTRWTPDGCALVMAWENGGFAVWSTFGALLVCSLAWNFSVNIDLSSRNPLNIISMEWCIEGYQLWMINGASKDSHDDTVLQMSFLKSALAVNPTMSHRPHLYLQGEDKLYLNVTSGLTKVYKMTQSNNRTKDQLTITSALVENKQWIIVYAPSPYLGTNWPIRTSCIDDDGKHIAIAGRCGIAHYSLITHRWKLFGNEIQEKDMIVTGGVLWWRCYIICGCYSVPVDEHQVRIYNGDSRLSNDNMISYQLTGQALLLDCLGNRLAVFCSDGIVNLFNIELSPNHNMAILDRVQTIDMSALCIHPTCVVSVLLTTLRIEPKVKGSTVRDNFLLNINGNLLLVNQQSCDDQSQVIPSPILLASCVENAWVSSQYRRDKPHLTEALWLFCGAHGMRVWLPLFPKNGDKSHTFMSKRIMLPFQLKIYPLAILFEDAILLGAENDTLLYTSDTTTVFSLPFCQVERTSQVYLHQILRQLIRRNLGFHAWEVARCCTNLPYFSHSLELLLHEVLEEEATSKEPIPDAQLPSVIEFIQEFPNLYLETVVQCARKTEIALWPYLFSAAGKPKDLFQECLKRQNLNTAASYLIILQNLESSSVSCKYATLLLDSALDSCQWDLSKDLVRFLKAIDPNDADSPRTSCVFPAKYSMMGQASTVNPNEEDLSFLMGNIQVRGRSISTSTTPKIDMNSTFVRTDSRTEHNNSQRKRSVLSNGKSENGKDMATCNSILEEFFTDTILQKHAAKLLFNYKLRALGYFAARLDFHLVEWLAKERNGAARIDNYIVALKSLYTDFSITRPLTPIQKRSPPPSGMLFNIDKPKWIDGGSAVGDSGYMSCQDVPQISSQYPQDGFLTGIDEASTVSESEDALLWNEERTQANIDNWNIIPNAHMLEQLSSEHLSQDTSKAEVQLRYLLQLLFEAGCLEWSFIVSVFLRDALAVQRLISISRSPEHSYESVSRLKQAFILLYQWSCNECFGYRPFMSTCQAQLGVLNRIIASKQPAPTVTPQASSSSLTSVLTQSSRSRSASEGTGGSHTTSEITDHSIQTDCHPAIALDSSCDETQDNTPNFDTASVVSLQSPNSCSLS; from the exons ATGTACTTTCCGTTAGGCTGGCCAAAAGTTTTGGCTTCAGCGCATGCTGCTGGCACCCTTGTCCAAGTGATATGCAACAGAGACAAAATTCTATTTGCTATACTTTCCATCGATCGACTGGAAATATGGTTTTGCAAG CCATGTGTGAAGATTACCTCATACACAAGATCTCCTCAAAGTCTTGATGAAATTGGTTTTAATCGACGTGTAGAATGGAGGCCAGATTCCAGTATGTTGGTTATAGTC ACTACAAaaggttatttaatattttacaatttgagTATTATTGGTGATCCTGGAAGCTTATATCACTTAGAAGATTCACACATCTCTAGTCTAAAACGAGAAAATGATGAGCTATTTGTGAAGGAGACCATACCATCTTTACATATTAAACaa gaTCAAATTGCTTGTGTTGACGGTAGTGTGGAATGTATGGCTTGTATTCGTGATGAATTAATGGTGTCTACTTGTAAAGGACATGTATTGCGATATCACTGGAATGGTTCCATTAATCGAGATTACTGTTTAGATCTTCGTAGAACACCGTTTTCTATTGATCTACACGTTTctaatg CTGCACCATTAACTAGCAGAGATACTTTTATTGTTGATATGGAATACTCACCATTAGTTGGAGGTTTTggaattattttgaatgatgGTCGTGCAGCACTACTTACAGCATcatctttaaaatttgatcctaat CAAGTTCAAGGTATTTGGGCACCAAATATTGATACAGCTACGTGTACAAGTTTGAACCACAAGTATAGATTGATTGCATATGGACTAAAAAA ttcTCAGGGCATAGTATTCGGTCTTGATGAACGTACTGGTGGATTACAGTTATCTCACAATCTTGTGATTCCTAGTCAAGTATGGCCAGGTGGAGGATTAGGTTCTGTGAGGTGTACTCGATGGACACCTGATGGCTGTGCTTTAGTAATGGCTTGGGAGAATGGTGGTTTCGCTGTGTGGAGTACTTTTGGAGCTCTGTTAGTTTGTTCATTGGCTTGGAACTTCAGTGTAAACATTGATTTAAGCTCTAGAAATCCactcaatattatttctatggaATGGTGTATTGAAGGCTATCAATTATGGATGATTAATGGAGCCTCTAAAGATTCACATGATGATACAGTACTACaaatgtcatttttaaaaagtgctCTTGCTGTAAATCCAACAAtg aGCCATCGTCCACATTTATATCTCCAAGGTGaagataaattgtatttgaatgTAACATCTGGTCTAaccaaagtatataaaatgacTCAATCCAATAACAGAACAAAAGACCAATTAACTATAACCAGTGCTTtagttgaaaataaacaatggaTAATTGTTTATGCACCTTCTCCATATTTGGGAACCAATTGGCCAATTaga acatCTTGTATAGACGATGATGGAAAACACATAGCAATTGCTGGGCGTTGTGGTATTGCTCATTATTCTTTAATTACCCATCGCTGGAAATTATTTGGCAATGAAATACAAGAAAAAGATATGATAGTAACTGGTGGAGTCTTATGGTGGCGatgctatattatatgcgGATGTTACAGCGTGCCTGTTGATGAACATCAAGTGCGAATATATAATGGAGATTCTAGATTAtctaatgataatatgatttctTATCAATTAACCGGACAAGCTTTATTACTTGATTGTTTGGGAAACCGGTTAGCTGTTTTTTGTTCTGATGggattgttaatttatttaacattgagCTTTCACCTAATCATAATATgg cAATATTGGATAGAGTACAGACTATTGATATGTCAGCTTTATGTATACATCCTACTTGCGTGGTTTCTGTTCTACTTACAACTCTTCGTATTGAACCAAAAGTTAAAGGTTCTACTGTAAGAGACAATTTTCTACTCAATATTAATGGAAATTTGTTGTTAGTAAATCAGCAAAGCTGTGATGATCAG tcTCAAGTTATTCCATCTCCAATTTTATTGGCATCTTGTGTAGAGAATGCTTGGGTTTCAAGCCAATACCGCCGTGATAAGCCTCATCTGACTGAAGCTCTTTGGTTATTTTGTGGTGCTCATGGAATGAGGGTTTGGCTTCCACTATTTCCAAAAAATGGTGATAAGTCTCATACTTTTATGTCAAAAAGAATTATGTTGCCAtttcaacttaaaatttatccaTTAG CTATACTTTTTGAAGATGCTATTTTATTGGGTGCAGAAAATGATACATTACTGTACACATCAGATACTACAACTGTTTTTTCTTTGCCATTCTGTCAAGTAGAAAGAACG agTCAAGTATATTTACATCAAATATTGAGACAATTGATACGGCGTAATTTAGGTTTCCATGCTTGGGAAGTTGCTAGGTGTTGTACGaatttaccatatttttcTCACTCTTTGGAACTTTTGTTACATGAG gtTTTAGAAGAAGAAGCTACCAGCAAAGAACCTATACCAGATGCTCAGTTACCTAGTGTTATAGAATTCATACAGGAATTTCCAAATCTATATTTAGAAACTGTGGTTCAGTGTGCTCGTAAAACTGAAATTGCATTATGGCCTTATTTATTTTCTGCAGCTGGTAAACCTAAAGATCTTTTTCAAGAATGTCTCAAacgacaaaatttaaatactgctGCTTCGTATCTTATAATACTCCAG AATTTAGAATCATCTTCGGTCAGTTGTAAATACGCTACTTTGTTATTGGATTCAGCCTTAGATAGTTGCCAATGGGATTTATCTAAAGACCTTGTCAGATTTTTGAAAGCAATTG ATCCAAATGATGCAGATTCCCCAAGAACATCTTGTGTTTTTCCTGCAAAATACAGCATGATGGGACAAGCAAGCACAGTGAATCCAAATGAGGaagatttatcatttttaatgggAAACATTCAG GTGAGAGGACGAAGTATTAGTACCAGCACTACACCTAAAATAGATATGAATTCTACTTTTGTAAGAACTGATAGTAGAACAGAGCATAATAATTCACAAAGAAAAAGATCTGTACTTTCAAATGGAAAATCAGAAAATGg aaAAGATATGGCCACTTGTAATTCTATTCTTGAAGAATTTTTCACTGATACAATTCTTCAAAAACATGCTGCcaaattgttgtttaattaCAAACTAAGAGCACTTGGATATTTTGCTGCTCGATTAGACTTTCATTTAGTTGAATGGTTAGCTAAAGAACGTAATGGAGCAGCTCGGATTGATAACTATATTGTGGCCTTGAAAAGTCTTTATACTGATTTTTCTATAACAAGACCATTAACTCCTATCCAGAAACGTTCTCCACCACCATCGGGTATGTTGTTTAATATAGACAAACCTAAGTGGATAGATGGAGGTAGTGCTGTTGGAGATAGTGGCTACATGAGTTGTCAAGATGTTCCTCAAATTTCTTCTCAATATCCACAGGATGGATTTCTTACAGGAATCG atgaaGCTAGTACTGTTAGTGAATCTGAAGATGCTTTGTTGTGGAATGAAGAAAGAACACAGgctaatattgataattggaATATTATTCCTAATGCACATATGCTTGAACAACTTTCTAGTGAGCATTTATCCCAAGACACTTCAAAAGCTGAAGTGCAACTTAG atatttgttgcaattattatttgaagctGGTTGTTTGGAGTGGAGCTTTATTGTATCAGTGTTTCTTCGTGATGCATTAGCTGTACAAAGACTTATATCTATTTCCCGGTCACCAGAACACAGTTATGAATCTGTGTCTAGATTAAAACAagcgtttattttattataccaatgGAGTTGCAATGAATG